CCGCCAGAAACCCGGCCGCTACACGATGCCGCAGGTGCTGGGGCTATGATGAAAATGGAGAGGCGATTCCAGATTGAGGTCGACGGTTTGCCGGATTTGCCGGGGATGATGCTGGTCACCGTCGAGGCGCTGAGGGATTTGGGTGGATCAGCTACGATTCAAGAGCTTGATGAACGGGTCATCGAATTGGAAGGGGTGTCCGAGGAAGAACAATCATTCTCCATGCCGCGTGACGAAAATCGCCCAAGAGTGAACTACTACCTCGCTTGGGCAAGGACCTATTTGAAACGGGGCGGCGCGTTAGAGAACTCTGCGAGAGCGGTTTGGGCGCTGACCGAAGCAGGATCGACTATTTCCTCGATCGAGGAAACGCGCGCAATCTATGAACTCGTAACTTTAGAAGAGCGAGCCCGCGCCAAAGCCAAGCGCAGCGCGGCTAAGTTGGCCGGTGTTGAGGCTGTAGAGGCTCCGGAGTCAGAGCCAGACAACGCAGAAGATTGGAAATCTCAGCTTCTGGCAGTGCTTGTTTCCATGGCACCCGATGCGTTTGAGCGACTCTCGCAACGCTTACTTCGCGAGGCTGGATTTACGAAGGTCGAAGTCAGAGGGAAATCAGGAGATGGCGGTATAGACGGTCTTGGAGTGTTGCGAGTGAATCTTGTTTCATTCCAAGTTTATTTCCAATGCAAACGATGGAAAGGCAGCGTCGGATCAAAGGAGATTAGGCCGTGTTGACAAAAGGGATTCCCAAATCCTCCTCCTTCTGATTCAAGACTGCTTTTTGAGGATCAGTCATGGGTCGCGGGGATTTGTCGGATGCGGAGTGGGACCTGATTGGGCCGCTGCTGCCGCCTGAACGTGGTCGCTGGGCGCGGCCGTCGGGCGATAATCGTCGCTTTCTCAACGGCATGCTTCACGTGCTGCGGGTCGGCTGCCCTTGGCGCGACATGCACGAGCGCTACGGCAAGTGGAACTCGGTCTATGTCCGCTTCCGGCGCTGGGCCGAACAGGGTGTCTGGGATGCCCTGCTGCAAACGCTGGTCGATCTGGGTCTGACCGACGACTGGCAACATATGATCGACAGCACCAGCGTTCGCGGCCATGTTTCGGCAGCGGGCGGAAAAGGGGGGCTTGTGCGAACGCTCTTGGTCGATCACGCGGCGGCTTTACGAGCAAAATCCACGCCCGCTGCGACAATCAAGGACTGCCTGTCGGCTTCATCCTGACCGGCGGCGAGGCTTCTGATTACACCGCTGCCGAACCGCTGATGGCGATCCCCGTCGCCACACCCAAGGCGCTGCTCGCGGACAAGGGCTATGATGGTGATCGCTTCCGGGAAAGCCTGCTGACCCGGGGCATCCTGCCGATCATCCCGCCCCGCTCGAACCGCAAGGTGCCAGAGCATCCCGACTATCGCCGTTACAAGGACCGCAACCGCGTCGAGCGCATGTTCGGAAAGCTCAAACAGCAACGACGCATCGCCACTCGATATGACAAAACCCTTCTCTCGTTCGAGAGCTTCCTAAACCTCGCCGCCACGCGGCTATGGCTGAAGTCTTTTGTCAACGCGGCCTAGGGACTTTAGGGGCGCGTTACAGGGTCGAGCGGACAAGGGGCTTTTCATAACGACCGGCCATTTCACCAGCCAAGCATCCGACGAAGCCACACGCGACGGAGCAATCGCGATCGATTTGATTGATGGAGATCGCCTTTGCGATCTTCTGAAAGAGAATAAGCTGGGCGTCGAAACGGAGATGATCGAAAGAGTCAAAATCGATCCGGATTGGTTCGGCGGTATTTGACCTCAAATGAAAAAGGCCGATATTTTCGAATTCTACCGCCGTCTCGCCGAGCTCAACCCCAGTCCCGAGACCGAGCTGGAGTTTGGGAATACCTATCAGCTGCTCGTCGCGGTCGTGCTCTCGGCGCAGGCGACCGACGTCGGGGTGAACAAGGCGACGCGGAAACTGTTTCGGGAGGTGAAGAGTCCGCAGCAGATGGTCGATCTCGGCGAAGAGGGGCTCAAGCAGCACATCAAGACGATCGGGCTGTTCAACGCGAAGGCGAAAAATGTCATCGCGCTCAGCGAAATCCTCCTCCGCGATTTTGATGGTGAGGTACCCGCCGACCGCGACACGCTCGTCGAGCTGCCCGGCGTCGGGCGCAAGACCGCCAATGTCGTGATGAACTGCGCCTTCGGAGCTGAAACCTTCGCGGTCGACACTCATATCTTTCGCGTCGGCAACCGCACCGGCCTCGCCCCCGGCAAAACCCCGCTCGCGGTCGAAAAGAAGCTCGACAAGGAAACGCCCGCGCCTTTCCGCGTCGGCGCGCATCACTGGCTGATTCTCCACGGCCGCTACATCTGCAAGGCGCGCACCCCCGAATGCTGGCGCTGCCCGGTCGCCGAC
This DNA window, taken from Sphingopyxis sp. PAMC25046, encodes the following:
- the nth gene encoding endonuclease III, producing MKKADIFEFYRRLAELNPSPETELEFGNTYQLLVAVVLSAQATDVGVNKATRKLFREVKSPQQMVDLGEEGLKQHIKTIGLFNAKAKNVIALSEILLRDFDGEVPADRDTLVELPGVGRKTANVVMNCAFGAETFAVDTHIFRVGNRTGLAPGKTPLAVEKKLDKETPAPFRVGAHHWLILHGRYICKARTPECWRCPVADLCRYKPKTPAPKGRGRAEAAPG
- a CDS encoding restriction endonuclease, which codes for MSTRPRDFRGALQGRADKGLFITTGHFTSQASDEATRDGAIAIDLIDGDRLCDLLKENKLGVETEMIERVKIDPDWFGGI
- a CDS encoding winged helix-turn-helix domain-containing protein produces the protein MMKMERRFQIEVDGLPDLPGMMLVTVEALRDLGGSATIQELDERVIELEGVSEEEQSFSMPRDENRPRVNYYLAWARTYLKRGGALENSARAVWALTEAGSTISSIEETRAIYELVTLEERARAKAKRSAAKLAGVEAVEAPESEPDNAEDWKSQLLAVLVSMAPDAFERLSQRLLREAGFTKVEVRGKSGDGGIDGLGVLRVNLVSFQVYFQCKRWKGSVGSKEIRPC